One window from the genome of Rhodopseudomonas sp. P2A-2r encodes:
- a CDS encoding phage/plasmid primase, P4 family: protein MQAAGVSGGDRLVWSGRHWDIDNGEAGAALLAQEVGDMIQREADVLAATDHEKRMIDAGGVAEIELDGLLGIAENKLNDDTRKRIADCREAVLAGKAAKRAVASRKVAHRKFGVTSKNATRLRAMLECASPRLRKPIHEFNASALSVATMTHTLHFHQEVDAKSSEPGVARWTARIEAIKGHKQSDYITALVPVNYDANALAPVFMDWIEKMMPDAEARRTLQQYCGVSILGVPLQRFMFHYGEGANGKSVFLELLMRLLGKSFAVGLPTESIIGQGDRNAGGASPDLIRLFGKRMVRVLELPEGKPLQSELIKKLTGGEEIPVRTLFKGFIDFMPRAKPHMSGNGLPKISDTSNGIWRRMLFLRWPVQIAESEMRDAEAMVEEFLAESSGVLNWLCDGALDFLKNGLFIAPSVAQDVKDYRKEMDVVMQFVDDCVEKVDGESVQAREMYVAFKEWCAANNKTLIFETKFGRDMKRHVKRDDTARLRKYVDVRLRADRPRWTGPTPGDANKPPHPADMDDEVPM, encoded by the coding sequence ATGCAGGCCGCCGGCGTGTCGGGCGGCGATCGCCTGGTGTGGTCTGGCCGGCATTGGGATATCGACAACGGCGAGGCCGGTGCCGCGCTGCTCGCGCAGGAGGTCGGCGACATGATCCAGCGCGAGGCCGACGTGCTCGCCGCGACCGACCACGAAAAGCGCATGATCGACGCTGGCGGTGTCGCCGAGATAGAACTCGACGGCCTGCTCGGCATCGCCGAAAACAAGTTGAACGATGACACGCGAAAGCGCATCGCTGACTGCCGCGAGGCGGTGCTCGCCGGCAAGGCCGCAAAGCGGGCCGTCGCGTCCCGCAAGGTGGCACACCGCAAATTCGGCGTCACCTCGAAAAACGCGACGCGGCTGCGCGCGATGCTGGAATGCGCGTCGCCGCGTTTGCGCAAGCCGATCCACGAATTCAACGCCTCGGCGCTGTCGGTGGCGACCATGACGCACACGCTGCATTTTCATCAAGAGGTCGACGCGAAGTCGAGCGAGCCGGGCGTCGCCCGCTGGACCGCGCGGATCGAGGCGATCAAGGGGCACAAGCAATCGGACTACATCACGGCGCTGGTGCCTGTGAACTATGACGCCAACGCGCTAGCGCCGGTGTTTATGGACTGGATCGAAAAGATGATGCCCGACGCCGAGGCGCGCCGCACGCTGCAACAATACTGCGGCGTCTCGATCCTCGGCGTGCCGTTGCAGCGCTTCATGTTCCACTATGGCGAGGGCGCGAACGGAAAATCCGTGTTTCTGGAATTGCTGATGCGGTTGCTCGGCAAAAGCTTTGCCGTCGGCCTGCCGACCGAGTCGATCATCGGCCAGGGCGATCGCAACGCCGGCGGCGCCTCGCCTGATCTTATCCGGCTGTTCGGCAAGCGCATGGTGCGCGTCCTGGAATTGCCGGAAGGCAAGCCGCTGCAATCCGAGTTGATCAAGAAACTAACCGGCGGCGAGGAAATCCCTGTTCGCACGCTGTTTAAAGGCTTCATCGACTTTATGCCGCGCGCGAAACCGCACATGAGCGGAAACGGCCTGCCGAAAATCAGCGATACGTCTAACGGCATTTGGCGCCGCATGCTGTTCCTGCGATGGCCGGTGCAAATCGCCGAGTCCGAAATGCGCGACGCCGAGGCTATGGTCGAGGAATTTCTCGCCGAGTCGTCGGGCGTATTGAATTGGCTGTGCGATGGTGCGCTCGACTTCCTGAAAAACGGCCTATTCATCGCGCCGAGCGTCGCGCAGGACGTGAAGGATTACCGCAAAGAAATGGATGTCGTGATGCAGTTCGTTGACGACTGCGTTGAAAAGGTCGACGGCGAATCGGTGCAGGCGCGCGAAATGTATGTCGCTTTCAAAGAGTGGTGTGCGGCCAATAACAAAACGCTGATCTTCGAAACGAAGTTCGGCCGCGACATGAAACGCCATGTCAAGCGCGACGACACCGCGCGGCTGCGCAAATATGTCGACGTGCGGCTGCGCGCCGATCGACCGCGCTGGACCGGCCCGACGCCTGGTGACGCGAACAAGCCGCCGCATCCGGCCGATATGGATGACGAGGTGCCGATGTAA
- a CDS encoding MarR family transcriptional regulator: MVGLKMRVDHVDGETPEVDPTVAEPQRGVADLPVDLGAAGGALNSPMLLMATVSEIANRDGISKQAVSKKVKALIDLGLAVERNERGDVGRVNVAQYDFLRGKHDDPSKNQRPGAQTQQPPARDMESYEEALRKKTWYEAERKGLELAEQRGDLVRVADLAAATGDCGEEIVAVLRRLSDEADALAAAVTRDGVHGMRVALKAIENRMMVEVADKLAALARLGKTPQPAPAVPPPEPVSYETN; this comes from the coding sequence TTGGTGGGTTTGAAAATGAGGGTTGACCACGTTGACGGCGAGACGCCGGAAGTTGACCCGACTGTGGCCGAGCCGCAACGGGGTGTGGCCGATTTGCCGGTCGACCTCGGCGCCGCCGGCGGCGCGCTGAATTCGCCGATGTTGCTGATGGCGACGGTTTCCGAGATCGCGAACCGCGACGGCATTTCGAAACAGGCGGTTTCGAAAAAGGTCAAGGCGCTGATCGACCTCGGCCTCGCCGTCGAGCGCAACGAGCGCGGCGACGTTGGCCGGGTGAACGTCGCGCAATACGACTTCCTGCGCGGCAAGCACGATGACCCGTCGAAAAATCAGCGGCCAGGCGCGCAGACGCAACAGCCGCCGGCGCGCGACATGGAGTCGTATGAGGAAGCGCTACGCAAAAAGACTTGGTATGAGGCCGAGCGCAAGGGCTTGGAACTAGCCGAACAGCGTGGCGACCTCGTGCGCGTCGCCGACCTGGCCGCCGCTACGGGCGACTGCGGCGAGGAAATCGTCGCGGTGCTGCGGCGGCTGTCGGATGAAGCCGACGCGCTGGCGGCGGCGGTGACGCGCGACGGTGTGCATGGCATGCGCGTCGCGCTCAAAGCGATTGAAAATCGAATGATGGTCGAGGTGGCCGACAAACTGGCCGCCCTGGCGCGCCTCGGCAAGACGCCGCAGCCGGCGCCGGCGGTGCCGCCGCCCGAACCTGTATCGTACGAAACAAACTGA
- a CDS encoding phage terminase large subunit family protein — translation MLDHPSAWRVIADRLAQIIRPAEPMPLSRWLAENIVLVDGPAAGKMWSAAGAPYLAEIADCLSDDHPCNFVTVRKSQQSGASILALGWCLYVADQEPANMLYAVPGIDALKDLNGGKLQPLIDAWQKKQSVP, via the coding sequence ATGCTCGATCATCCCTCGGCCTGGCGCGTGATCGCCGATCGGCTGGCGCAAATCATCCGCCCGGCCGAACCGATGCCGCTGTCGCGATGGCTGGCCGAGAATATCGTGCTCGTCGACGGCCCGGCCGCCGGCAAAATGTGGAGCGCGGCCGGCGCGCCGTACCTGGCCGAGATCGCAGACTGTCTGTCTGACGATCACCCGTGCAATTTCGTCACCGTGCGCAAGTCGCAACAGTCCGGCGCCTCGATCCTGGCGCTCGGCTGGTGTCTGTACGTCGCCGATCAAGAGCCGGCGAATATGCTGTACGCGGTGCCCGGCATCGACGCCTTGAAAGACCTCAACGGCGGCAAGCTTCAACCGTTGATCGACGCGTGGCAGAAAAAACAAAGCGTACCGTGA
- a CDS encoding phage terminase large subunit family protein: MLGLPFKYRGDAPDHEKLMMRREDWIKRGQVPPKGLILTAAADVQMRGIWLEIVAHGANRETWLVDARYLDGDTVNPRGEVWEQLRKATIDCAFMDSFGGVRYLDALAVDSGYRPNSVYTWVRDHQRIHPDTGYDLILATKGMPGWGKPAIGQPTLVDIDLSGKRIKQGCKVWGVGTWPIKADFYSFLRQEGIKSGAPRDPDGYCHFGMWVDEVYFRQLVGDRLEQVKVHGRVAGQRWAQIKNNHFHDCRIYNSAMAEYLGISTISPQQWADLAMRRGLPQELSEPSLFSVPAAAIVDPPSPPANASDEAQQSETSDYVQPSSGGWIGRDLSGWGSR; the protein is encoded by the coding sequence GTGCTCGGCCTGCCGTTCAAGTATCGTGGCGATGCGCCCGACCACGAAAAGCTGATGATGCGGCGCGAGGATTGGATCAAGCGCGGCCAGGTGCCGCCGAAAGGCTTGATCCTGACTGCAGCGGCCGACGTGCAGATGCGCGGCATCTGGCTAGAGATCGTTGCGCACGGCGCGAACCGCGAAACCTGGCTTGTGGATGCCCGCTACCTCGACGGCGACACCGTAAACCCGCGCGGCGAGGTTTGGGAGCAACTACGCAAGGCAACGATCGACTGCGCGTTTATGGATTCGTTCGGCGGCGTGCGCTATCTCGACGCGCTCGCCGTCGACTCCGGGTATCGGCCGAATTCGGTTTATACTTGGGTGCGCGATCATCAGCGCATCCACCCGGATACGGGTTACGACTTGATCCTCGCCACAAAGGGCATGCCGGGATGGGGCAAGCCGGCGATCGGGCAACCGACGCTCGTTGATATCGACCTGTCCGGCAAGCGCATCAAGCAAGGCTGCAAGGTGTGGGGCGTCGGAACGTGGCCGATCAAGGCCGACTTCTATTCGTTCCTGCGGCAAGAGGGCATCAAGAGCGGCGCGCCGCGCGATCCCGACGGCTATTGCCATTTCGGCATGTGGGTCGATGAAGTGTATTTCCGACAGTTGGTCGGCGACAGACTCGAGCAAGTCAAAGTGCACGGGCGCGTCGCCGGCCAGCGATGGGCGCAAATCAAGAACAACCATTTCCACGATTGCCGCATCTACAATTCGGCGATGGCGGAATATCTCGGCATTTCGACGATCAGCCCGCAACAGTGGGCCGACCTGGCGATGCGCCGAGGGTTGCCGCAAGAGTTGAGCGAGCCGAGCCTGTTTAGCGTACCGGCCGCCGCGATTGTTGACCCGCCGTCACCGCCCGCAAATGCTAGTGACGAGGCACAACAATCGGAAACAAGCGACTACGTTCAACCGTCATCCGGCGGCTGGATTGGTCGCGATCTTAGCGGCTGGGGAAGCCGTTAA
- a CDS encoding phage head-tail joining protein produces MKAAFVPAGASPDDFDAFAVGRPRRRGASKGKRRVLSDQKRNAGDAREMRCARRRSFGAQAARQCARGNRRALVGRLFVFKGAPPMWTQNDLANLKKAIATGAKSVQFGSGDNAHRTEFRSLAEMMAIKAEIERELAPRAASAISYAEHRRD; encoded by the coding sequence GTGAAAGCGGCTTTCGTACCCGCTGGGGCATCACCCGACGATTTCGACGCGTTTGCCGTGGGGCGACCACGGCGCCGAGGCGCGAGCAAGGGCAAGCGCCGAGTCCTGTCCGATCAAAAGCGGAATGCCGGTGACGCTCGCGAAATGCGATGCGCCCGCCGCCGATCGTTCGGGGCGCAAGCCGCTCGACAATGCGCGCGGGGAAACCGCAGGGCGCTTGTCGGGCGGCTTTTTGTTTTCAAGGGAGCACCGCCGATGTGGACGCAAAACGATCTCGCCAATCTGAAAAAGGCGATCGCGACCGGCGCCAAAAGTGTGCAGTTCGGGTCAGGTGACAATGCGCACCGCACCGAATTCCGTTCGCTCGCCGAAATGATGGCGATCAAGGCCGAGATCGAGCGCGAGCTTGCGCCGCGCGCCGCGAGCGCGATCAGTTATGCCGAACATAGGCGGGATTGA
- a CDS encoding phage portal protein, which translates to MSRFLTALAYIAPQAAMRRSHALAALGAQRSYDGAKVGRRGASFNATRASANGALGPALSELRERSSDLVRNTWIGARTLDVLSAHGIGTGINVAWQDSRVQDLWDEWVLSADIEGERDFAGVQLVAFRSMLERGDAGVRMIPRKIDAGRAVPLALQCVEGDLIATERDGVFDNRKSRLGVVLGDWNEREGYWLHAEHPGENWLRAPSLVPNFVPRADFCHLYRPLRAGQVRGVPVLAPTLLSIRDYADTMDAMVVKTRMEACYGLIVSSTEGARNLGDGQGRVDDSGRQIEGMSPGMIFRAKLGESVTAFSPSGSGQFEPVALSALMGIASGGMITYDQLTGDLRRANYSSLRAGKIEFRRLIEQLQWLTLVPQLMHRVTTRFIETAILAGKLRPRVKPYRRSYVMPAIEPIDPLKDLKADILAVRAGRMSPQEFIGAWGRDWRKVSEETREFWKQADKDGLILDIDPRRLDQSGTAQPVPADDVPPTDEPVPAP; encoded by the coding sequence ATGTCACGATTTTTGACGGCCCTTGCCTATATCGCGCCGCAAGCCGCGATGCGGCGTTCGCATGCGCTTGCCGCCCTCGGCGCGCAGCGATCCTATGACGGCGCCAAGGTCGGCCGGCGCGGCGCGAGCTTCAATGCGACGCGCGCCTCGGCCAACGGCGCACTCGGCCCGGCCTTGTCCGAATTGCGCGAGCGGTCAAGCGACCTCGTGCGCAATACGTGGATCGGCGCCCGCACGCTCGACGTGCTGTCGGCGCACGGCATCGGCACCGGCATCAACGTCGCGTGGCAGGATAGCCGCGTGCAAGACCTTTGGGATGAATGGGTGTTGAGCGCCGACATCGAAGGCGAGCGCGATTTCGCCGGCGTGCAGTTGGTCGCGTTCCGATCGATGCTTGAACGCGGCGACGCCGGCGTGCGCATGATCCCGCGCAAGATTGATGCCGGCCGCGCCGTTCCGCTGGCACTGCAATGCGTCGAGGGCGACCTGATCGCAACCGAGCGCGATGGCGTTTTCGACAATCGCAAGTCGCGCCTCGGCGTGGTGCTCGGCGATTGGAATGAGCGCGAGGGTTATTGGCTGCACGCCGAACATCCCGGCGAGAATTGGTTGCGGGCGCCGTCGCTCGTGCCGAATTTCGTTCCGCGCGCCGATTTCTGCCACCTCTATCGCCCGTTGCGCGCCGGCCAGGTGCGCGGCGTTCCGGTCCTGGCGCCGACGTTGCTGTCGATCCGCGATTATGCCGATACGATGGATGCGATGGTCGTAAAGACGCGCATGGAAGCCTGCTACGGCCTTATTGTTTCGTCGACGGAAGGCGCGCGCAATCTCGGCGACGGTCAAGGCCGCGTTGACGATTCCGGGCGCCAAATCGAGGGCATGTCGCCGGGCATGATTTTCCGCGCCAAGCTTGGCGAGTCTGTCACGGCGTTTTCGCCGTCGGGGTCGGGGCAATTCGAGCCGGTCGCGCTGTCGGCGCTGATGGGCATCGCGTCGGGCGGCATGATTACTTACGATCAGCTAACCGGCGACCTTCGCCGCGCGAACTATTCGTCGCTGCGCGCTGGCAAGATCGAGTTTCGCCGCCTGATCGAGCAATTGCAGTGGTTGACGTTGGTGCCGCAGCTAATGCACCGCGTCACGACGCGATTTATCGAAACGGCCATTCTCGCCGGCAAGCTTCGCCCGCGGGTGAAGCCTTATCGGCGATCCTATGTGATGCCGGCGATCGAGCCGATCGACCCGCTCAAGGACTTGAAGGCGGATATTCTGGCCGTTCGCGCCGGGCGCATGTCGCCGCAAGAATTCATCGGCGCGTGGGGCCGCGATTGGCGAAAAGTATCCGAGGAAACGCGCGAGTTTTGGAAGCAGGCCGACAAGGATGGCTTGATCCTCGACATCGACCCGCGCCGCCTCGATCAAAGCGGCACGGCGCAACCTGTGCCGGCCGATGACGTGCCGCCGACGGACGAGCCTGTTCCGGCGCCTTAA
- a CDS encoding HK97 family phage prohead protease codes for MKTRLMRSAASVAPGGFKPGETVARRATDDLAARFAPSSYNAETHTVEAVFSAGSRVARWGVQEELAITPEAIDLLRVALGQVRLLDTHNQNSLNAVLGVVEDARIEGGKLVGRIRFADTEAGRNAEGMVARGELTGISVGYRVTMWTLTSRANEEEIWRADRWELLEVSLVAVPADPQASIRSAAPDASTPKPVAIAGPSAALARMRMRQRSL; via the coding sequence ATGAAAACACGACTGATGCGCAGCGCCGCGAGCGTCGCGCCGGGCGGCTTCAAGCCTGGCGAGACGGTTGCGCGCCGCGCGACTGATGACCTGGCGGCGCGGTTCGCGCCGTCGAGCTACAACGCCGAAACGCATACGGTCGAGGCCGTTTTTTCGGCCGGATCGCGCGTCGCCCGATGGGGTGTGCAAGAAGAATTGGCGATCACGCCGGAAGCGATCGACCTTTTGCGCGTGGCGCTTGGTCAAGTCCGGCTGCTCGATACGCATAATCAGAACTCGCTCAACGCCGTGCTCGGCGTGGTCGAGGATGCGCGGATTGAGGGCGGCAAGCTTGTCGGCCGCATCCGCTTCGCTGATACGGAAGCCGGCCGCAACGCCGAGGGCATGGTCGCCCGTGGCGAGTTGACTGGCATTTCCGTCGGTTATCGCGTGACGATGTGGACTCTCACGTCGCGCGCCAACGAGGAAGAAATCTGGCGCGCCGATCGATGGGAATTGCTTGAGGTTTCCCTCGTCGCTGTGCCGGCCGATCCGCAAGCCTCGATCCGATCGGCGGCGCCGGATGCCTCGACGCCTAAGCCGGTTGCGATCGCCGGCCCGTCGGCCGCGCTGGCACGCATGCGAATGCGTCAACGCTCGCTCTGA
- a CDS encoding Mu-like prophage major head subunit gpT family protein, whose amino-acid sequence MSTKRSYLMAAFSIAVAMVAVLAMSPDAFAAAAVHAAPAGHFDLQSLLFQATPALIALRSEHAGLMTRAAALIGTVADTTPAADVARIEREHADLVRQAETLSRRIDDEAARAVPLGPTPAPEAGITAERARSAEIMSIGTRAAMSGDDITAAINAGTTVEVFRARAFDAMAAAADRTRSGNVTITRDETQTRMSHLSDALAFRIGGAAVLLDDNGQRRAISAEARAFTDHSLAEMAGVVLNERRMPGTAAGREDVLRRAMHTTSDFPVIFESTINRVLAARYQVQAPTFREISARRNFRDFRPHDQIRVGDFPTLQKVNEAGEIKFGTFGDSKETVAVAPYAIQFAISRRMLIDDNIGAIDQVLGSYGDMVSRFEEATFYAMKALNAGKGPKLNEGAVSVFHADHGNLAAAGAGITTDALSLGRAAMRKQKNQSGALLNVQPAILLVGADQETAADRALAVITPTDAGDVNPFSKKLRPIVGPIEGNAWELYADPSVMPVFVWGMLDGYGAPRMRIENPFGVQGVGVSLEHDFGCGAIDFRGGYRNAGA is encoded by the coding sequence ATGTCCACCAAGCGTAGTTACCTGATGGCGGCATTTTCGATCGCGGTTGCGATGGTCGCCGTTCTCGCCATGTCGCCCGATGCTTTCGCCGCCGCTGCCGTGCACGCCGCGCCGGCCGGTCATTTCGACCTGCAGTCGCTGCTGTTTCAGGCAACGCCGGCCCTGATCGCCTTGCGTTCCGAGCATGCCGGCCTGATGACCCGCGCAGCCGCACTGATCGGAACCGTCGCCGACACGACGCCGGCCGCCGATGTCGCCCGGATCGAGCGCGAACACGCCGACCTCGTGCGCCAGGCCGAAACCTTGTCGCGCCGCATCGACGATGAAGCCGCCCGCGCCGTGCCGCTCGGCCCGACGCCGGCGCCGGAAGCCGGCATCACCGCCGAGCGCGCGCGTTCCGCCGAGATCATGTCGATCGGCACCCGCGCTGCGATGTCCGGCGATGACATCACCGCCGCGATCAACGCCGGCACCACGGTTGAGGTATTCCGCGCCCGTGCATTCGACGCGATGGCCGCCGCTGCCGACCGTACCCGGTCGGGCAATGTCACCATCACCCGCGACGAAACGCAGACGCGCATGTCGCACCTTTCGGACGCGCTGGCGTTCCGCATCGGCGGCGCCGCCGTGCTGCTCGACGACAACGGCCAGCGCCGTGCCATCAGCGCCGAGGCGCGCGCCTTCACCGACCATTCGCTCGCCGAAATGGCCGGCGTTGTTCTCAACGAGCGCCGCATGCCCGGCACCGCCGCCGGCCGCGAGGATGTCTTGCGCCGTGCGATGCACACGACTTCCGATTTCCCGGTGATTTTCGAATCGACCATCAATCGGGTGCTCGCGGCTCGCTATCAGGTGCAGGCGCCGACCTTCCGCGAGATCAGCGCGCGGCGCAATTTCCGCGACTTCCGCCCGCACGATCAGATCCGTGTCGGCGACTTCCCGACCTTGCAGAAGGTCAACGAGGCCGGCGAAATTAAGTTCGGCACGTTCGGCGACAGCAAGGAAACGGTCGCCGTCGCACCGTACGCCATTCAGTTCGCGATCTCGCGTCGCATGCTGATCGACGACAATATCGGCGCCATCGATCAGGTGCTCGGCTCGTACGGCGACATGGTGTCCCGTTTCGAGGAAGCGACGTTCTACGCGATGAAGGCGCTCAACGCCGGCAAGGGTCCGAAACTCAACGAGGGCGCCGTGTCGGTGTTCCACGCTGATCACGGCAACCTCGCCGCCGCCGGCGCCGGCATCACCACGGACGCACTCAGCCTCGGCCGCGCGGCCATGCGCAAGCAGAAAAACCAGTCGGGCGCGCTGCTCAATGTGCAGCCGGCCATTCTGCTCGTCGGTGCCGATCAGGAAACCGCCGCCGATCGCGCGCTCGCGGTGATCACGCCGACCGATGCCGGCGATGTCAACCCGTTCTCGAAAAAGCTGCGGCCGATCGTCGGGCCGATCGAGGGCAACGCCTGGGAGTTGTACGCAGACCCGTCGGTTATGCCGGTGTTCGTGTGGGGCATGCTCGACGGCTACGGCGCGCCGCGCATGCGCATCGAAAACCCGTTCGGTGTGCAGGGTGTCGGCGTCTCGCTGGAACATGATTTCGGCTGCGGCGCGATCGACTTCCGTGGCGGCTACCGCAACGCCGGCGCCTAA
- a CDS encoding DUF2190 family protein, protein MSKTYVQHGKTLPLTAPAGGVISGSPYLIGAIFGVAQFTAAAGDSFELETSGVHRLPKTTGQVWGEGEVLYFDPATGKLTDTAGALKKVGVAVADAATGDVVGLVKLIPTI, encoded by the coding sequence ATGAGCAAGACTTACGTGCAGCACGGCAAGACGCTGCCCCTGACCGCGCCGGCCGGCGGTGTTATTTCCGGTTCCCCCTACCTGATCGGCGCCATTTTCGGCGTCGCGCAGTTCACCGCCGCCGCCGGCGACTCCTTCGAACTCGAAACGTCCGGCGTGCACCGCCTGCCGAAAACCACGGGCCAGGTTTGGGGCGAGGGCGAGGTGCTGTATTTCGATCCCGCAACCGGCAAGCTGACCGACACCGCCGGCGCACTGAAAAAGGTCGGCGTGGCCGTAGCCGATGCCGCGACCGGCGATGTCGTCGGCCTGGTCAAGTTGATCCCGACCATCTAA
- a CDS encoding phage baseplate assembly protein V, whose translation MTAFHEQFIAALRDLADIKRRLDNTVRHGPVAEVDAKKQRVRLKIGGTDQEPQLSPWIPYGQVAGAVKLHTPPSKGQQMTMFAPTGDPRQGMAMPFTWSDDNKSPGEKPDEHVLTFENVSITMKKDSLKFAVGDASLEITKDTIASIAKEAIRGTVGDSEVEQKSAAVNIRAAKVHTVGKTYLGVDSKDESPAIKVETEAGPAKQAFSKP comes from the coding sequence ATGACCGCTTTTCACGAGCAATTCATCGCCGCCCTGCGCGACCTGGCCGACATCAAGCGCCGACTCGACAACACGGTGCGGCACGGGCCGGTCGCCGAGGTCGACGCCAAAAAGCAGCGCGTGCGGCTGAAAATCGGCGGTACCGATCAAGAGCCGCAACTGTCGCCGTGGATTCCGTACGGCCAGGTCGCCGGCGCGGTGAAGCTGCACACGCCGCCGAGCAAGGGCCAGCAAATGACCATGTTTGCGCCGACCGGCGACCCGCGCCAGGGCATGGCGATGCCGTTCACATGGTCGGATGACAATAAGTCGCCGGGTGAAAAGCCCGACGAGCACGTGCTGACGTTCGAAAACGTCTCGATCACCATGAAAAAGGACAGCCTGAAATTCGCGGTCGGCGATGCGTCTTTAGAGATCACGAAAGACACCATCGCCTCGATCGCGAAAGAGGCGATCCGGGGCACGGTCGGCGACAGTGAGGTCGAGCAGAAATCGGCGGCGGTCAATATCAGGGCCGCCAAGGTTCACACGGTCGGCAAAACATATCTCGGCGTCGACAGTAAAGACGAGTCACCGGCCATCAAGGTCGAGACGGAAGCCGGCCCGGCGAAACAAGCGTTCTCCAAACCCTAA
- a CDS encoding GPW/gp25 family protein: MAGINRDTGKLLTGWAHVAQSLQVLFSTHYGARVMRRYFGSEVPPLLGENLTPRTILRFTYAIIVACELWEPRFRIKRVDIDPADNSVDRLRGGRLSMTIHGEYRPRGHLGDPTPARGDYVIAIGAGPAGVEVLPT; encoded by the coding sequence ATGGCCGGCATCAACCGCGACACCGGAAAGCTTTTGACGGGATGGGCGCACGTCGCGCAGTCGCTGCAAGTGCTGTTCTCGACGCATTACGGCGCGCGGGTGATGCGACGATATTTCGGCAGTGAGGTGCCGCCGCTGCTCGGCGAAAACCTCACGCCGCGCACCATCCTGCGCTTTACGTACGCGATTATCGTGGCGTGCGAGCTATGGGAACCGCGCTTTCGTATCAAGCGCGTCGACATCGACCCGGCCGACAATTCTGTCGACCGGCTGCGCGGCGGTCGGCTGTCGATGACCATTCACGGCGAGTACCGCCCGCGCGGCCACCTCGGCGACCCGACGCCGGCGCGCGGCGATTATGTCATTGCGATCGGCGCGGGGCCGGCCGGGGTTGAGGTATTGCCAACATGA
- a CDS encoding baseplate J/gp47 family protein: MSRFSAIDLSQLAPPQLIETISYESILEAQKAWVVAQWDALRVSRPDLPALDTLGLETEPITIILEVMAYRETLLRSLVNDKARAVLLAYAVGTDLVHLGALYGVGKMAGESDDRYRRRIQLAPEAFSVAGPAGAYEFHALSVSLDIADAHAYSPGDGRVAIVLAGVDGVDVSDAVLNAVFDRLDRDDVVPLTDQRSVVRATKVFYDVALDLVIQRGPDPATIKTVAEASVRAYAASRYRIGAEVYGVGITAAAKVGGVDNIIASFPDVVCGDREIPVLRNLAITSTII, encoded by the coding sequence ATGAGTCGTTTTTCCGCGATCGACCTCTCGCAACTGGCGCCGCCGCAACTGATCGAGACGATCAGTTACGAGTCGATCCTTGAGGCACAAAAAGCCTGGGTTGTGGCGCAATGGGATGCCCTGCGCGTGTCGCGGCCCGATCTCCCGGCGCTCGATACGCTCGGCCTTGAAACCGAGCCGATCACGATCATTCTGGAAGTCATGGCGTACCGCGAGACGCTGTTGCGCTCGCTCGTCAATGACAAGGCGCGCGCGGTGCTGCTCGCTTATGCCGTCGGCACCGACCTTGTGCACCTCGGCGCGCTGTACGGCGTCGGCAAGATGGCCGGCGAAAGTGACGATCGTTACCGCCGCCGCATCCAACTCGCACCGGAAGCGTTTTCGGTCGCCGGGCCGGCCGGCGCGTATGAGTTTCACGCGCTTTCGGTGTCGCTCGACATCGCCGACGCGCACGCCTATTCGCCTGGTGACGGGCGCGTGGCGATCGTGCTCGCCGGCGTCGATGGCGTCGACGTGTCCGACGCCGTGCTCAACGCTGTATTCGATCGGCTCGATCGCGACGACGTGGTGCCGTTGACCGATCAGCGTTCCGTCGTTCGCGCGACGAAAGTGTTTTACGATGTCGCGCTCGATCTCGTTATTCAGCGCGGGCCGGACCCGGCGACGATCAAGACGGTCGCCGAGGCATCGGTGCGGGCCTATGCAGCGTCGCGCTATCGGATTGGCGCCGAGGTTTACGGCGTCGGCATCACCGCCGCCGCCAAGGTCGGCGGCGTCGATAATATCATCGCGTCGTTTCCCGACGTGGTTTGCGGCGACCGCGAAATTCCGGTGCTGCGCAATCTCGCCATCACAAGCACGATCATCTAA